A genomic window from Pantoea alhagi includes:
- a CDS encoding YejG family protein, producing the protein MNTLQLSIVHRLPQSYRWAAGMAGGAIELNTLAADDDLIGLRLLSHDGAPAWEVMQKMRAMLAEIQVECAIVEWQGEPCLFVQRSDESAATVRLKNQGVAIAETFTAQSL; encoded by the coding sequence TTGAACACTTTACAATTGTCGATTGTACATCGCTTACCGCAAAGCTACCGTTGGGCTGCCGGAATGGCGGGCGGGGCGATAGAACTGAATACGCTGGCGGCCGATGACGATTTGATTGGTTTGCGGCTGCTTAGCCATGATGGCGCGCCCGCCTGGGAAGTGATGCAGAAAATGCGCGCCATGCTGGCGGAAATCCAGGTGGAATGCGCCATTGTCGAGTGGCAGGGCGAGCCCTGTCTGTTTGTGCAGCGCAGCGATGAAAGCGCTGCCACGGTACGCCTGAAAAATCAGGGCGTGGCGATTGCCGAAACCTTTACTGCTCAGTCGCTTTGA
- a CDS encoding Bcr/CflA family multidrug efflux MFS transporter, producing the protein MRKEKNSSIGLVIILGLLAMLMPLSIDMYLPAMPQIAREFGVSAGSVQMTLNVYILGFALGQLVYGPLADSFGRKPVITIGTLIFALAAAACALSQSVEQLINMRFLHGLSAAAASVVINALMRDAFSKEEFSRMMSFVMLVTTIAPLLAPIIGGWLLVLWSWHAIFWSLSLAALAVTVMVATQIRETLPKEQRQRFHLRTTLRNFLSLFRHKRAFSYMLASGFSFAGLFSFLNAGPFVYIEVNHVSPQNFGYYFGLNVVFLFIMTLINSRSVRRFGALAMFRFGLLIQFAMGIWLLVVSAFDLGFLPLVFGVALFIGCVAMVSSNAMAVILDEFPHIAGTASSLAGTLRFGVGALVGALLSMANFTTAWPMVWSIALCATCSLLLFSYASRAHRSVQAS; encoded by the coding sequence TTGCGTAAGGAAAAAAATTCCTCGATCGGGCTGGTGATTATTCTTGGCCTGCTGGCGATGTTAATGCCTTTATCGATCGATATGTATTTGCCGGCGATGCCGCAGATCGCCAGGGAATTTGGCGTGTCCGCCGGCAGCGTACAGATGACGCTTAACGTCTATATCCTGGGCTTTGCGCTGGGACAGCTGGTATATGGCCCGCTGGCGGACAGCTTTGGCCGCAAGCCGGTGATCACCATCGGCACGCTGATTTTTGCGCTGGCTGCGGCCGCCTGCGCCCTGTCACAAAGCGTTGAACAGCTGATTAATATGCGTTTTCTGCACGGCCTTTCGGCGGCGGCGGCCAGCGTGGTAATTAACGCGCTTATGCGTGACGCTTTCTCGAAAGAGGAATTTTCACGCATGATGTCGTTTGTCATGCTGGTAACCACCATTGCGCCGCTGCTGGCGCCGATTATTGGCGGCTGGCTGCTGGTGCTGTGGAGCTGGCATGCGATTTTCTGGAGTCTGTCGCTGGCGGCGCTGGCGGTCACGGTAATGGTCGCAACGCAAATTCGCGAAACGCTACCAAAAGAGCAGCGCCAGCGTTTTCATTTACGCACTACGCTGCGCAATTTTCTGTCGCTGTTTCGCCATAAGCGTGCCTTTAGCTACATGTTGGCCAGTGGCTTCTCGTTTGCCGGGCTGTTTTCATTTCTTAACGCCGGACCGTTTGTTTATATTGAAGTTAACCATGTCTCGCCGCAGAACTTTGGCTACTACTTTGGGTTAAACGTGGTGTTCCTGTTTATTATGACGCTGATTAACAGCCGCTCGGTGCGCCGCTTTGGTGCGCTGGCAATGTTTCGATTTGGCCTGCTGATCCAGTTTGCTATGGGCATCTGGCTGCTGGTGGTCAGCGCGTTCGATCTCGGTTTTCTGCCGCTGGTGTTTGGTGTAGCGCTGTTTATCGGCTGTGTGGCAATGGTTTCCTCTAACGCGATGGCGGTGATTCTGGATGAGTTTCCTCATATTGCCGGCACCGCATCGTCGCTGGCGGGCACGCTGCGCTTTGGCGTGGGCGCGTTGGTAGGCGCGCTGCTCTCTATGGCTAATTTTACCACCGCCTGGCCGATGGTATGGTCAATAGCCCTATGTGCCACCTGTTCGCTGCTGCTGTTTAGCTACGCCAGCCGCGCGCACAGGTCCGTACAGGCAAGTTAA